Genomic window (Chryseobacterium bernardetii):
GATTTTTAACTTTGGAATGTGATATTCTACTTATAGGATTAATCAACATAGAGATATCAAATTCAATAGGAACGGGCTTTAGCCCGTTCTTTATTTATATAAACATTCCAATGGCTTTAGCCAAAACTTGATAATGAAACATGTATAGATATTTAACGGTCAATAATAATTTCCAGTCTTCCGGCTTTCCGCCTTAAAACTCCAACATAATTACCCATTTTTATCCAACAATTTCTACATTTGTAGTACATCTGTTTATATGAAAAAAATATCCATTCTATTTGTACTTTTTGTTGGGTTGCTTAATGCCCAGAAATTAACTTCTGATGAACTTTCTATCATCAATCAGGGAGATGTAAATTCAGCATTGCCAATCTATCAGACTACTGATGCTCATCAGCATAAAACATTACTGAGCCTTTCTTCGGAAATCAACCCAACTGATCCCAATACCGCTGTTTTGGTAAAAAGAATGAAAGAGTCTCTTTTCTCAACCGATGGTGGAGTAGGTATTGCGGCTCCGCAGGTAGGAATCAACAGAAAAGTAATTTGGGTACAGCGTTTTGATAAAGAGGGAACTCCTTTGGAATACTTTATCAATCCGGTCATTGTATGGAGATCTGATTTGCAGAACCTGGGACCTGAAGGAGATCTTTCAATTCCTGATTTCAGAGATCAGTTTTACAGAAGTAAAGTCATTCAGCTGGAATATGTGGATTTAAAAGGGCAGAAATATTCAGAAATTGTAGAAGGTTTCACAGCGGTGATCTTCCAGCATGAAATTGACCACCTGTTCGGAATTCTGATC
Coding sequences:
- a CDS encoding peptide deformylase yields the protein MKKISILFVLFVGLLNAQKLTSDELSIINQGDVNSALPIYQTTDAHQHKTLLSLSSEINPTDPNTAVLVKRMKESLFSTDGGVGIAAPQVGINRKVIWVQRFDKEGTPLEYFINPVIVWRSDLQNLGPEGDLSIPDFRDQFYRSKVIQLEYVDLKGQKYSEIVEGFTAVIFQHEIDHLFGILISDKKEKEKNDSYKKVDAYQKSDLNKR